Part of the Eleginops maclovinus isolate JMC-PN-2008 ecotype Puerto Natales chromosome 3, JC_Emac_rtc_rv5, whole genome shotgun sequence genome is shown below.
acttccttttcccttttcttggAAAGCGTTATTTTTGCAGACATGTCCTACTCATCTGTCTTCCATTGTGGCTCTGCACCACAGTTATTACGAGAcaagtaaatacattaaatcaaaGCATTAAGGAATTTAAAGCATTATGAGTCACTGTCTCTTAGTAATTCATGTTTTTGCAGAGAGCAATAGAAACGTGATAGTCTGGACATAGCAGAGTGTATCCCTGATTCATCAAGCAGATTATTCTCTATTCTCAGGGCAGTGGACAATAATAACAGATAGTTAGTGATAGTTAAAGCCTCTAAACGTATTATTTTATGAACACTATTTGTTTTGCCTTCTAAATAACACAGTGAATCAGTAAGATATTGTCTTTTTGCCCCTGTCggctttgttgttgtgttgcctTACAGCCCACCTACCTTCTACTGCTGTCTCACTATCTTGTTTGTGTGACTAACATTTAATTGTGTGATCTTTGGAGTGTTTCACCTGACTgctactttcctttttttctcacttgcATCTTCAGTCTGAAAGATACAAACACCTTTCCTACATCTTACGCAACCAGAAAGCCTACCTGGGCTGAAAGGTAAGGCCAGGTGTAAAAAGGTTGAGTTTAAACAAGAcaagatataaaacatttttttgtggtTTACTTTAAAGGGGAAGTAGTATAATTATCTTCAGTACTTGTGAATATACATGTTGGTAACTGAAGTGCAAACCAACCCACAAACTGTGAAATATGTCAGCACGGAGTTTTTTTGGCTGCCTAGGTCAGAAAACATGGGAATCGACAAGCCATCCAGATTTCCCCACACAGCTTGAGAACTGCCTTTCTGAAACGGACAcagtttttaaacatgaaagtATGCAAACATGTTCTAGTAGAAACTCAAAACACTAGTATGAACTTAACAATGAGCTTTATATGTTCCCTTTATTAGTTTCATGAAAATGTGCACATAGTAAAGCTTTGAGTTGAACACTCGTGTGTTTTCAGTTATTGATTATGTCATCTTTGTAAGCTATTTGTATTTGTACACTATGTGTTGTGCAACTGCTCTAGGACTGAATGTGCAGTTTTCACATTCAGATCAGAGCCAACACAGTATTACCAAGGCCTCTAAGAAAATGGTGGGTCTGGTGAAAAGATGCATTTAGAAAAGATTGTCCGCATATACAGATAACTATGAGCAGTACACCTGCAGATACCATTCAGACTTTTGATGGCAGGGCTTTCCTCACAGGAAAGCTATTCAGATCACATGGGAGAAGTGCTTAAGAGCACTCAACACAGTCGTATCTCAGTGTAAAGTATTCAGAAGTATGACATTGGAattcacatcacatcacaggTTCCTCAAGTGCCAtccttctctgtctttcagTCAAAAATGTCTTGTGAGAGAACAAAGCATTTATTTCAACCTTCCTTTAACAGGATCAGTGCCAACGGCAGTCCATACCCTGGCAGGCACCAGCCTCCTACGTCACCCAGCCACCGCTTCACTAGTTCAGCTGCCTCCACACCAGACTCCAAAGCGGTTGACAGGTTGGCATCTGAACTTTTCCACAGCTAACGCAGAATACTTTGTATTCATGGCTGATCATTGTGACTCCCCCAATCTGTAAAGTTCCCATTtgaacacatttacaaatacCTAAATCAAAACGCAAACCAATCACATATTTTTTGCTGATGttatcacatactgtatatcctttCTCCTTTAGACCTACTTTAGGGGGCTTGCTAACGTCTTCGTATAGACAGCATCAGGAGTCTCTGGCTGCGGAAAGAGAGCGGAGACGCGTTGAAAGAGAAGAGCGACTTCAGAGAATcgaaagagaagagaggaaccGCTTCAAGTTAGTCTCCATAGTTACCATATGCAGATCTACAGCCAAGAAAGACATGTTGGCACAAATCTCAAATATTCACAAATCGCTCCGTATTTTAAATGCTTGGCTGCCATTTTTAGTGAGGATCATTGGAAATACTAAATCATGGCATATGTTCTGCTGAGTTGTTTTCTCCTACCTTTTTATGATTTACTTTCCATAATCTTAAGGAGAGCAATTGAAATAATTTGTTCATGCACACAGTGAATATAGATCCTAACTCttgctctgtttctgtgtttctttctcagTAAAGATTATGTAGAAAAGAGGGAAGAAGCAAGACACGCCAGAGAGGAAAGGTGAGTTTCTTTAGTTCATGGGTTCACATGGATCACATAGTAATGCTGCACTTGTGACGGTAGATCAAACAGTTAAAGAGGCTCGTAAATGCTTTGAGATCCTATTTTAAAATTGACAGCAGATGTAAAGCCTCGGGCTTATTTATAGGTGTCAGAGCCCCTTAAGGCCTGCTCACTATTAAGACGTCCCGAAGTTAACTGGACAAGTGTGTAATTGTGGTTTGGCATGGATGTGCTCAAGTTATCTCGCTCTGACCatgtctctgtgagtgtgtgtgtgctatatgATTTATAGCTCATTCTTATGCCCTTACCTTTTTCAACCCTGTAAAGAATGTGAGATCATTAAACACCAGCCAACAATGTCGGACAGCACTTTGGCAACAGAGGatctcatttttattcatttgtctcCCTGTGTaatcaattaaatatttcataagAATCTTTGGAGTGTCTGAATAAGAGAGGGATAAGACAAATATACGTCCGCTGCACACATATTGGTCATAACTCTCCGGAACCTGAATTCATTTTTCATCACTGTTGGACAAAACCTTATCTTATCTTTCCAGGGGCTTCAATTTATCAATTTGTTTAAATTCCTGTTACAGAAGGAGCATGCTATACATTTTCTCCACCTCTAAAATATGTGTTCAGACATTTTCACTTAGAGAATAAAGCTGAATTGCAGTCGATGTTCAATATAATTTATTTGcgttcatatttatttagtcCTTTACAACTAGTACATGGTAATTCAAATATaccaaaacaatgaaatggGTGAGCCGAGAGCTTTAACTACAGATCAGCAACAGCTAAACCACGGCGTGCAGACGTCTGAAAGCTACATTCAATCTATGCAGGTACAAGGCTGTGGAGAGGCTAGCTTCAGAGGAGTTTGAGCGGGAGCGCCCCAGGGTGCCAACAAGAGGACGAACAGAGATCACGTTGTGTTTGAGTCCAAACCCTGTCAGTCGCTCTGTATCCCGCTGTACCACACCTTCGACCATCATCTCACAGGATGACACTGCACAACAACGGACAGGTAACCGATGTTTTGGTACCATTTATTTATCATCATTACCAGAGTTATACGAGCATGGCGGAGACAGTtcacctgtcacacacacagggcttgGCAACAGTTGATGACTGTCATAAAGAAATTAGATTCAGCTGCATTTCATTCTCggaaatacaaatcaaaatgtattaaaaaataaatagatacaggtgtgtgtgtgtgtgtgtgtgtgtgtgtgtgtgtgtatgtgtgtgtgtgtgtgtgtgtgtgtgtgtgtgtgtgtgtgtgtgtgtgtgtgtgtgtgtgtgtgtgtgtgtgtgtgtgtgtgtgtgtgtgtgtgtgtgtgtgtgtgtgtgtgtgtgttgattgaAACAACCTCATTGAGTGAAGGATTTAAGTGCTTGTAtcttaatattacatttattagtttttccTAAAACACAGTTATTTGTTAACAACTTAAACAAACTTGAATTtaacctctctctttctcagctACATAGCTTGTGttttacagagtgtgtgtgtgctctatGGTCATGATATCATTAGCCATGATAACAGAATTTGATGATTGCTTTGTGAAATATTTCTACAGTCTGGAAATGTACAGTCTCTCGGTGCAATTAAGGACATGTCAGGAAGCAATTTCAAACCatttaattataaacaaaaacatgttctgATCAGATAATATAAAGGCACATAACTGTACCTCAAGTAACATTGTTTTCCACATTGTTTGGATTTCTCTTCCAGGAACAGAACGTATCTCAGAGCCAAACCTTGACCCGCAGACCAGACCCGAAAGTCTAGCGCCAGAGTTAACAGTACCAGAACCTCCCCCCACTACTCCCCCCGAGCCAGACATGCAGCAGACTGAGAAAGAGTcgcctgcagagacagaggatcTTGAAGAGACTCAATCTGACCAGAATGTAGTGCCAGAATCGGCGTCAGATGAACAGTCAGGAATGGAGACAGAAGAGAggcaggagcaggagaaggTTGAGGAGCAGACTCAGTGTATAGATGAGGTAGGAGCaaaagaggaagtgaaggaAGTGGAGGTTATAGATGTAGCAGAGGTGGGCCAACCAGACGTGGAGGTGAATGTGGAGTTACAGGAGGAGCAGCCGACGGAAAGGGATGTAGAAGACAGTGTACTGCTGAGtgagaaggagagacagaacGAGGAAGTGAACGAAAAGGACAACTGCTCCGCATCCAGCATCTCCTCCACAAGTAGCACTCTGGAGAGGGAGGAGCGGGAGGAGAAACTCACCAACGAAATTGAAGCAGGTATGTTCAATGCTGATTTTATTCACTTACTTTCATAATCGGCTACCTATATTTCTCCCAATTTCTAAATTGTGTCTGTTTCAACAGGCCAGTGGACTCAGTGCATTAAAGACACAGATGTGAACGACCAGTGCAACAAAATACTCAACAGCAAGCGCTTCATGCTGGACATGCTCTATGCTCAGGGGACAACCAGCAAGGATGAAGAGAATGTAgcagaaagggaaaaagaaaactgtaaatgtgAGAAGGAGACAGAGGTCGGCGACTCCTCTGTGGCCAGCTTGGCCAGCAGGATCTCCACACTGGAGGCTCACAGACAGGCCAgagaagaaaatgtgaaaaaaatggaGGTGGGGCATCTGGACAACCAGGGCAATGTCAGAGCAGTGGCAGAGAAGTTTGGCGATTTGGTCAAAGGCCTGACATGTCCTCCTGAGGTGGAGGCCtctaaagagcagcagcagacggACAAATCATCAACGGCTGCCTCATCAACCGCACCCCCCAAGAAAGAGTCAGACTATATTTGGGATCAGCTGATGGCCGAACCCAGAGAGCTGCGCATCAAAGAGATGGACTTCACGGACCTCAGGGACGAGGATGATATGGATATTTTAGATATGGACAGTCTGATGAGGTCAAGTGACCTGTTACCCCCACCGCCCCCTCCGCCGTGCAATGCCTCCCTTCCGCCGCCCCCGCCCCTGTTCGGatgcccccctcctcctcccctccttggCAAAATGatgcccccaccccccccattCATGCCCCCTATCCCCCCGCCCTCCCCTCAGCTGAGTCGAGGGGGGGAGATGCCTCTCttccaaaagaagaagaagacgatcCGTCTCTTCTGGAACGAAGTGCGTCCCGTGGACTGGCAGTGTAAGAGTCATAAATTCTGTAAGGAGTCCCTCTGGTCCAAACTGGAGCCAGTCAAAGTAGACACGTCCAAACTGGAGCAGCTGTTTGAGTCTAAATCCAAGGAGCTGCCTGTCACTAAGGTAAATTAGGGCTGTGCTCCTGTAACAGTAGACCCATGTAGTATTACTGTATACTCCTGGTATTTGGCACCATTTTAGAAAGGGATTGTTTTTGGAGTTTAGTAATCATTTTGGCCATACTACTGTCCCCCTGGGTTGCATTTAGAATGGTTGAGGTCCATCCACAACCACAATTTACCAGCTAAACAAGCTAATGATATAgcaaacaaatattatataatattattactaTAATGTTGAATAGGATGCAAGGTGTTCCCtgttaaatgttcatttgttgATAAAAGGCTGATCAGTCAATCAAGATTATGATCTAATGATCTGATGATGTTTTGTATCTCCCATAGAAAGCAGTTGTTGATGGCAAACGACAAGAAATCATTGTCCTGGATTCAAAACGCAGCAACGCTATAAACATCGGCTTGACTGTCTTACCTCCTCCTCGCACCATTAAGACAGCTATCCTCAACTTTGATGAGTACGCACTGAACAAAGAGGGCATTGAGGTAAGCATTTATAGAGTATCTAAATTGGTAAGGCACAGTCTAGTCACTCGTATACAAACAATTCAAGCTCACTTTTTACTCATCACACCAAAATACACTGATGGATTTCGCAAGGGATTTACCTTTTTCTAGATGGGATGGCCAAAAGTGTAGACATTACAGATGAGCTTGCATGCatattttgaagttttttttttcatcagatAATGATCAATGTTACATCCCTTTGGGGTAATATAACCTGTCGCTAACAGAGATTCACCTTGAGTTCATTCTTAGAATAAAGGAGTATTAATCCCCTCCTTTTGTCCTCGGAGATCCTTACAGCCATACTAAAAAAAAGGGAGGTTGAAAGTTCAGATGTCATGCAAGTTTTTGGGAAAAATTGGAAACAAGCAGAGAAATGTCAAAATTAATTTGTTTCTTCCCTCCTATGATTTACTCCCTGACATATTTTGTAAAACTGTATCTTACGAGTTTCATAGGTAGACTTGATGAATGATCCTTAAAACCTGTTCCTTTCCCTTCCCCttgtttcttcctccctctcctagAAAATCCTGACCATGATccccacagaggaggagaagcagaggatCCAGGAGGCTCAGCTGGTCAGCCCTGATATTCCCCTGGGCAGCGCCGAGCAgttcctcctcaccctctcctccATCACAGAGCTGTCGGCTCGCCTGCAGCTATGGGCATTCAAGATGGACTATGAGCTTATAGAGAAGGTGAGACACATTCCTGTCCACTGGAATCACATGTAGATCACACCTTAAGAGTAACAATGGAAAACTATGGATCAGGATCGGGTTTATTGAGcagtaggtttacacatacagaggaaaatgtgttttcctctgcctctgccttTTACTGCGTTTATCACTCTACTCCAATAGTCAGCGTTCACACACGACTTTGGGTGCCtactgtctctcttcctctgagaATATTTTAGTCTAGAACTAGAGAAATACTTGGGATTTggaagagatcttcagaattggttagGCGGGAGCTGtgtcttcagtgtttgccatcaagttcgagctctcctgtgttctcctgtgttattgtgtttctCCATTccttgctccagaagtttccattacACATGCAAGCAATTTGCTCTGGAGTATAATGATGCATACATAAGAGAATTTAAGCTTTAAAATAGATTGTTTACAAGTcatataaatatgcaaaaaagaaaaggaatatgACAAATCTGTGCCTTATATCTGAAAATAGTAGAGGAAGAGCTGTGCAGTTTTAAATAATGTGCCAAATATTCAGAGGATTGTGCAGAGTGATGATTGATTATTTCATCATCACgtgttaaaagaaaagtaaaaatagtaTAATGTGATGTATGTATAAGGATTACAGTATGTGCTCATCTATATGTATTTAACGCAACATGCTCAAATGAAAAAGTTTTGATAGTTACTCCTATGTTTACTGTGCATTTTTATCAGCCAAATCAATTgacaaaaaaaggcaacagtAGCTAATGTGCTTCTTAACTGCCTTTCATGCTCTCAGGAAGTGGCGGAGCCTCTGCAAGACCTGAAGGAAGGGATGGACCAGTTAGAGAAAAACAAGACTCTCCGCTACATCTTGACCACATTGCTGGCCATTGGCAACTTCCTCAATGGCACTAATGTGAGTAACCCTCGTACTAAAACGTACTGTATATGGCCAAGAGGGTCCtcttctttcactttctctccctgtgtgtctTGTACTCACTTCCTCCATTTACTCccacgctcctcctcctcccccccccccctaaatcCTTGGCCAACATATTTATTTGGCAAGGATAACAGTGGACTCTCTATGTGTAGAAGAATGTGCTGCCTGACTGTCTGCAGCAGGCACTGTCCTTCTACAGTAAAAATGCTCATGAAGGCTCTGTGCGTCtgaggggaaaaagagagggtggttgtgtgattgtgtgttttcgGACAGTTGGTGTTTGTCCGGCTGCTTTACTGGCATCTGTGTCTTGCGATGGGGATTATTGCGTGTATTTCTATGCATTAGTGAACCCCTGGGACATGAGAGCCAAAAATGCAAAAGGGAAACATAAATCATCAACATCAAAAACAAGTAGTTCCCGTAAATAATAGCAGCATTTATATTTTGCAGTAAGCCATTTAAAACTGGCAGCAGAACAAGGGAAGTCTTGTTGGGATTATGTCTTTCATGAAATGtccagcctttttttttttggagggggggAGTCTAAAGTAGATTGTGGTTTTTGATAATCACCATCCGAATGAATCTACATATCTACTCGGCTCAGTTCATTGAGCCCCTTTTCTGAGTGTGCCAAAAAGGAAATTCAGTGCAATTTAGTCCTCGACTAGGGGCAATGGATTTTTAATTCCATGCAGTTGTTTCCGTCCTGCATTGTGACGGTTGCTGTGTATACATGCATCTCTAGGCTAAAGGCTTTGAGCTGAATTACTTGGAGAAGGTCCCGGAGGTGAAGGACACGGTTCACAAGCAGTCCCTGCTGCACCACGCCTGCGCCATCGTGGTGGAGAAGTTTCCAGACAGCACTGACCTCTACTCTGAGATAGGAGCAATCACACGCTTGACCAAGGTTTTACACATTTGTAAAAGTCGTTGTCCACAATATCAGTATGAAATGCAAACGACCTATTCGCCGAAGAGTCTTCAATAATTCTGTGATTCCACTCTGTTAGGTGGATTTCGACCAGCTTCAAGACAATCTGGCCCAGATGGAGCGAAGGTGCAAAGCATCATGGGAT
Proteins encoded:
- the fhod3b gene encoding FH1/FH2 domain-containing protein 3, translating into MAAFICRVQFLDDTDPFNSTNFPEPTRPPLFTFREDIPLINQIAGIHRLLKAPHKPDDCALQLSHNGSYLDLESTLAEQRDEMEGFQEEGGRGKKHSVILRTQLSVRVHACIEKLYNSTGRELRRALFSLKQIFQDDKDLVHEFVVAEGLTCLIKVGAEADQNYQNYILRALGQIMLYVDGMNGLISHNETVQWLYSLVGSKFRLVVKTALKLLLVFVEYTESNAALLIKAVNVVDAKRGTKLWSNIMEILEEKDGVDTELLVYAMTLINKTLAGLPDQDSYYDMVDCLEEQGVEAVAQRHLSRKGTDLDLVEQFNIYEITLRHEDGDEETQLPPSVRKDRRRASVDGTNEKRGLERRRSRRHSLHNSRDHASAPSSPSSPRTPASRFLPFGGQRVEDISERISANGSPYPGRHQPPTSPSHRFTSSAASTPDSKAVDRPTLGGLLTSSYRQHQESLAAERERRRVEREERLQRIEREERNRFNKDYVEKREEARHAREERYKAVERLASEEFERERPRVPTRGRTEITLCLSPNPVSRSVSRCTTPSTIISQDDTAQQRTGTERISEPNLDPQTRPESLAPELTVPEPPPTTPPEPDMQQTEKESPAETEDLEETQSDQNVVPESASDEQSGMETEERQEQEKVEEQTQCIDEVGAKEEVKEVEVIDVAEVGQPDVEVNVELQEEQPTERDVEDSVLLSEKERQNEEVNEKDNCSASSISSTSSTLEREEREEKLTNEIEAGQWTQCIKDTDVNDQCNKILNSKRFMLDMLYAQGTTSKDEENVAEREKENCKCEKETEVGDSSVASLASRISTLEAHRQAREENVKKMEVGHLDNQGNVRAVAEKFGDLVKGLTCPPEVEASKEQQQTDKSSTAASSTAPPKKESDYIWDQLMAEPRELRIKEMDFTDLRDEDDMDILDMDSLMRSSDLLPPPPPPPCNASLPPPPPLFGCPPPPPLLGKMMPPPPPFMPPIPPPSPQLSRGGEMPLFQKKKKTIRLFWNEVRPVDWQCKSHKFCKESLWSKLEPVKVDTSKLEQLFESKSKELPVTKKAVVDGKRQEIIVLDSKRSNAINIGLTVLPPPRTIKTAILNFDEYALNKEGIEKILTMIPTEEEKQRIQEAQLVSPDIPLGSAEQFLLTLSSITELSARLQLWAFKMDYELIEKEVAEPLQDLKEGMDQLEKNKTLRYILTTLLAIGNFLNGTNAKGFELNYLEKVPEVKDTVHKQSLLHHACAIVVEKFPDSTDLYSEIGAITRLTKVDFDQLQDNLAQMERRCKASWDHLKVIAKYEMKPALKQKMSDFLKECAERIIILKIVHRRILNRFHAFLLFLGHPIYAVREVSIHRFSKILSEFALEYRTTRERVLQQKQKRANHRERNKTRGKMITDSGKFSGAPSDAQESQPQGIQYTEDAAEHENMKAVLKSSLQGGESPTSTVPGLRTRTRASGTRGRVAPWCSASDDPVNCTDDTADEIMERIVRSATQGPSQRTQPRERRRSRVNRKSLRRTLKSGLTTEEANALGLSSGSEMQV